DNA sequence from the Phaenicophaeus curvirostris isolate KB17595 chromosome 22, BPBGC_Pcur_1.0, whole genome shotgun sequence genome:
TGGAGCATCTAGGGGGTTGTGAGGGGCTGGTGGAGCATCTATGGGGTTGGTAGAGTATCTGGGGAACTGGTGGAGCATCTATGGCATTGCGAGGGGCTGGTGGAGCATCTGAGAGGCTGGTGGAGCATCTAGGTGGTTGTAAGGGGCTGGTGGAGCATCTATAAGGTTGTGAGGGGCTGGTGGaacacccatgggtgctgggggggtgtCTATGAGATGCAAAGCTGCAGGGACACCCCCTGCCCATGTCGTGTggtccccccccaccccgtatTGTCCCCACAGCTTCAGCGCAAGCGTCACATCGGCAACGACATCGTGGCCGTCGTCTTCCAGGACGAGAACACCCCCTTCGTCCCGGACATGATCGCCTCCAACTTCCTCCACGCCTTCGTGgtggtgcagctggagcagggggGCTCCCAGGGGACCCTCTACAAGGTAAACCCCCCCCATACCTCAGTTTCCCCGTCACCCCCAGGGGACCCTCTACAAGGTAACCctccccgtgcctcagtttccccatccccacccaAGCTGCCCCATCACTCCCAGGGGACCCTCTACAAGGTGACAcctgctgtgcctcagtttccccatcacccccagggGACCCTCTACAAGGTGACccccccgtgcctcagtttccccatcacccccagggGACCCTCTACAAGGTGACCCccccatgcctcagtttccccacacAAGCTGCCCCATCACCTCCAGGGGACCCTCTACAAGGTAACccccctgtgcctcagtttccccatccccACTCAAGCTGCCCCATCACCCCCAGGGGACCCTCTACGAGGTGAccccccgtgcctcagtttccccatccccacccgAGCTGCCCCATCACCCCCTATCGCCGCAGGTCTCCGTCACTGCTCGTGACGACGTTCCCTTCTTCGGGCCGCCGCTGCCGGACCCTGCGGTCTTCAGGAAGGtgagcacccctgggtgctgcGGGGGATCcccggggggggggcacccaccCAGGGCTGCCCCTCACCTTCTCCTGCAGGGCCCCGAGTTCCAGGAGTTCCTGCTGACCAAGCTCATCAACGCCGAGTACGCCTGCTACAAGGCCGAGAAGTTCGCCAAGCTGGAGGTGGGTGCTGAGCGCGGGGGCGCAGAGAGGGCTGCGACGGAGCTGGGGTTGCAGCGGGGGAGAGGGGTTTGCAGCAGGGATGGGTTTGAATGGGGCTTGGGGGGCCTGATTGCTGTATATTCAAGGGTGCTGCCCATGCGGTGGGTGCTGGGAATGAGGGTGCTGCGGGCAAGCGATGCTGTGCGTGTGGGTGATGCTGCgagtgcagctcctgcagcgaTGCTGTGCGTGTGGGTGATGCTGCGAGTGCAGCGATGCTGTGTGTGTGGGTGATGCTGTGattgcagctcctgcagcgaTGCTGTGCGTGTGGGTGATGCTGTaagtgcagctcctgcagcgaTGCTGTGCGTGTGGGTGATGCTGTgactgcagcccctgcagcgaTGCTGTGCGTGTGGGTGATGCTGCGAGTGCAGCCCCTGCAGCGATGCTGTGCGTGTGGGTGATGCTGTaagtgcagctcctgcagcgaTGCTGTGCGTGTGGGTGATGCTGTgactgcagcccctgcagcgaTGCTGTGCGTGTGGGTGATGCTGCGAGTGCAGCCCCTGCAGCGATGCTGTGCGTGTGGGTGATGCTGTAAGTGCAGCTCGTGCAGCGATGCTGTGCGTGTGGGTGATGCTGCGAGTGCAGCGCCTGCAGCGATGCTGTGCGTGTGGGTGATGCTGTaagtgcagctcctgcagcgaTGCTGTGCGTGTGGGTGATGCTGTaagtgcagctcctgcagcgaTGCTGTGCGTGTGGGTGATGCTGCGAGTGCAGCCCCTGCAGCGATGCTGTGCGTGTGGGTGATGCTGTaagtgcagctcctgcagcgaTGCTGTGCGTGTGGGTGATGCTGTGattgcagctcctgcagcgaTGCTGTGCGTGTGGGTGATGCTGTaagtgcagctcctgcagcgaTGCTGTGCGTGTGGGTGATGCTGTGATTGCAGCCCCTGCAGCGATGCTGTGCGTGTGGGTGATGCTGTaagtgcagctcctgcagcgaTGCTGTGCGTGTGGGTGATGCTGTGAGTGCAGCGATGCTGTGCATGTGGGTGATGCTGTGattgcagctcctgcagcgaTGCTGTGCGTGTGGGTGATGCTGCGAGTGCAGCGATGCTGTGCGTGTGGGTGATGCTGTGAGTGCAGCCCCTGCAGCGATGCTGTGCGTGTGGGTGATGCTGTAAGTGCAGCTCGTGCAGCGATGCTGTGCGTGTGGGTGATGCTGCGAGTGCAGCCCCTGCAGCGATGCCGTGCGTGTGGGTGATGCTGTAAGTGCAGCTCGTGCAGCGATGCTGTGCGTGTGGGTGATGCTGCGAGTGCAGCGCCTGCAGCGATGCTGTGCGTGTGGGTGATGCTGTaagtgcagctcctgcagcgaTGCTGTGCGTGTGGGTGATGCTGTaagtgcagctcctgcagcgaTGCTGTGCGTGTGGGTGATGCTGCGAGTGCAGCCCCTGCAGCGATGCTGTGCGTGTGGGTGATGCTGTaagtgcagctcctgcagcgaTGCTGTGCGTGTGGGTGATGCTGTGattgcagctcctgcagcgaTGCTGTGCGTGTGGGTGATGCTGTaagtgcagctcctgcagcgaTGCTGTGCGTGTGGGTGATGCTGTGATTGCAGCCCCTGCAGCGATGCTGTGCGTGTGGGTGATGCTGTaagtgcagctcctgcagcgaTGCTGTGCGTGTGGGTGATGCTGTGAGTGCAGCGATGCTGTGCATGTGGGTGATGCTGTGattgcagctcctgcagcgaTGCTGTGCGTGTGGGTGATGCTGCGAGTGCAGCGATGCTGTGCGTGTGGGTGATGCTGTGAGTGCAGCCCCTGCAGCGATGCTGTGCGTGTGGGTGATGCTGTAAGTGCAGCTCGTGCAGCGATGCTGTGCGTGTGGGTGATGCTGCGAGTGCAGCCCCTGCAGCGATGCCGTGCGTGTGGGTGATGCTGTAAGTGCAGCTCGTGCAGCGATGCTGTGCGTGTGGGTGATGCTGCGAGTGCAGCGCCTGCAGCGATGCTGTGCGTGTGGGTGATGCTGTaagtgcagctcctgcagcgaTGCTGTGCGTGTGGGTGATGCTGTaagtgcagctcctgcagcgaTGCTGTGCGTGTGGGTGATGCTGCGAGTGCAGCCCCTGCAGCGATGCTGTGCGTGTGGGTGATGCTGTaagtgcagctcctgcagcgaTGCTGTGCGTGTGGGTGATGCTGTaagtgcagctcctgcagcgaTGCTGTGCGTGTGGGTGATGCTGCgagtgcagctcctgcagcgaTGCTGTGCGTGTGGGTGATGCTGCGAGTGCAGGTccaggggggtcccgggggttaTATGGGGGTGCCAGGGATCCCGGGATCCAGGGCTGCTTGGGGGATGCTGGAGGtgcctgggatgctgggggttCTGGAGTGTTGAGGGATCCAGGGGTCCTTGGGGGGGACCGGTGCTGGCGGGTCCTGGGGGATGCCAGGGAGGtcccaggaggtgctggaggatgccaaggggtgccaggggggtcccaggaggtgctggagggtgCCAGGGGGGccccaggaggtgctggaggatgccaaggggtgctggggggtcccaggaggtgctggaggatgccaaggggtgccaggggggtcccaggaggtgctggaggatgccaaggggtgccaggggggtcccaggaggtgctggaggatgTCAAGGGGTACCATGGGTGtcccaggaggtgctggaggatgccaaggggtgctggggggtcccaggaggtgctggaggatgccaaggggtgccaggggggtcccaggaggtgctggaggatgTCAAGGGGTACCATGGGTGtcccaggaggtgctggaggatgccaaggggtgccaggggggtcccaggaggtgctggaggatgccaaggggtgccaggggggtcccaggaggtgctggaggatgTCAAGGGGTACCATGGGTGtcccaggaggtgctggaggatgccaaggggtgccaggggggtcccaggaggtgctggaggatgccaaggggtgccaggggggtcccaggaggtgctggaggatgTCAAGGGGTACCATGGGTGtcccaggaggtgctggaggatgccaaggggtgccaggggggtcccaggaggtgctggaggatgtcaaggggtgccaggggggtcgcaggaggtgctggaggatgcCAAGGGGTGCCAGGGGGTGTCCCAGGAAGTGCTGGAGGATGCCAAGGGGTGCTGGGGATCCTGGGATTGCGTGGGGTGCTGGTGTCAGGGGGTCCAGGGTGCCAGGGATCCCGGGGTTGCCGGTGGATGCCGGTGCCCGCGGTGCCCGTGTGGCTGCCGCAGGAGCGGACGCGGGCGGCGCTGCTGGAGACGCTGCACGAGGAGCTGCAGGCCCGCAGCCAGGCCATGCTGGGGCTCAGCCCCGACGAGGAGCGCCCCGACAacggcgccgccgccccgggaTTCTTCGAGTCCTTCAAGgtggggctcggggggggccgGACCCCCCACCGGACCCCCCCAGTGCCACCCCGGCTCCCCGAGcaccctggggtgctgggactGTCCATGCACGACGGCTCCTGGGGGGCCTTTGGGTGCTGGGAGGTGGCCGGGGGGGTTCTTAGGGCACctttgggtgctgggggggggcacctgCAGGCCGCGGGGTCTCGTGGGGCACCCCGTGGGCATGTGCTGGGGTACTTTTGGGTGCTGGGGTTCTccatggggtgcaggggagcttGGGGTGTCCATGGGGTGCAAGATCTCCTCAAATGACTTTGGGGGCTGGGGTGTCCATGTGGGTGCAAAGGttcttggggtgctggtggagcaTCTAGGGGGTTGCGAGGGGCTGGTGGAGCATCTATGGGTTTGTGAGGGGCTGGTGGAGCACCCACAGATGCTGGGTGAGGGTGTCTGGGGGTTGTACAAGCCGCAGGGCACCCCGGGGTGCCAGggttggggggcgggggggtctgtggggcacagATTTTTCCATTCCCCTTGACCCATCCTGCTCTGTCCCATCGTGTCCCCCCCACCCGATGCCCACAACGAACCCCTCGACGGCACCGGCCGGAGCGACCCCCGCCCTGGCCACGCCCACACTCACCTGGCCACGCCCACACTCACCTGGCCACGCCCACACTCACATGGCCACGCCCACACGGACAAGCAAATCCacctggccacgccccctctggccacgcccccaatGTCACAGGCCACGCCCACCACGATcatcccagcagctctggccacgcccccaacCCCATGGCCACGCCCACTATGAGCCCCACGCcgctctggccacgcccccagtCGCACTCAGCCAATCAGCGCTCGTCTGaccgaggccacgcccccattGAGGCCAGGTGCTCACTTCAAGCGCTGGCCACGCCCCTTTAGCCCCAAGCCACGCCCCCGTCGAGGCAAACCACGCCCCCTTTCCCCAAGCCCCGCCCCACTGCCCCATTCATTCCCGGTCCCCTCGATCCCTCTAGTGCTCGCCACCACGCCCCTTTAAAATCACGTGACCACCCCCCACACTGCCCTGGCCACGCCCCCGACCACGCCCCCCGCAGCCGCATTGGCTGCGCCACcgctctggccacgcccccaacGCCCAAGCCACGCCCACTACGGCGACCCAGTGCcgctctggccacgcccccaacCTCTATGGCCACGCCCACTACATCTCCTGTGTcgctctggccacgcccccagtCGCActcagccaatcagcgcccgTCTGaccgaggccacgccccctccttaGACCGCGCGGCGCCCTTCAAgcgctggccacgcccccttcatcccgaagccacgcccccttgccgcgaagccacgccccctccccaagCCCCGCCCCGCTGCCCCATTCATTCCCGGTGTCCCCGTTCCCCCCGTCCCCTCCGGTGCCGGTTCCCCCCGGGGCCGGTGACGCGGTGCCGCCCGCAGTCGCTGCTGGTGCCCGGGAGCCGTCGGGGCCGCCGCGGCAGCGCCATCGGGCTGGGCTCGGTGGAGGAGGTGGGTACCCCCCGCCGCGGCCCCGTCCCCTCTCTCCCCGCtgtgtgccccccccccccccccgccccggttTACCGGTGACCCCCGCAGGCGCTGCTGGTGCCCGGGAAGAGCCCCTCGCGGCGGCGGCCCGGCCCGCTCGGCTCCCGCCGCTCCAGCGCCATCGGCATCGAGAGCATCCAGGAGGCGCCGGGCGGCAGGTGAGCGGGGCCCGGGGCCGGCACCGGGCTGAGTGTCCCCCCCCCGGCGGCCCCTCAccgcccgccgccgccttcACCCGCTAGGGACGggcccgccgccgcccccccggAGGGAGCCGCCTCCGCGCACAGCTCGCCCGAGAGCCGCCCCGACCGGTACCGACGGAGCGGGGAACGGGACGGGGGGAACGGGATAACGGGGGGACGGGATAGGGGGGGAACGGGATGGGGGGGGAACGGGATGGGGGGGAACGGGATAGCGGGGGGACGGGATGAGGGGGGAACGGGATAGCGGAGGGGAACGGGATAGCGGGGGAACGGGACAAGGGGGGGAAcgggatggggggggacacagtgggatggggggggacacCGTGTCAGAGatgacactgggatggggggggtgacactgggatagagaggggggcactgggatagGGTGGGGGACACcgggatggggaggggacaTTGGgatgggggacactgggattgAGGTGACACCGGGATAGGGAGGGGAACACCGGgatgggggacactgggatggggagggaacACCAGGACGGGGGTGGCACCGGGATGGGGGGGCACCAGGATAGGAGAGTGATACCGGGAttggggggggacactgggacagggtgggggacactgggattggggaggacactgggatgggaggTGACACCAGGATTGGGGGGGGTGACACCAGGATTGAGAGGTGGCACCGGGACAGGGGTGGCACCAGGattggggggacactgggacagggGAGACGCTGGGATTGCGGgggtggtgacactgggattggggaggtgacactgggatgAGGGGTGGCACCAGGATGGGAATGACACTGGGTtgaggtgacaccaggatggtgGGGGTGACACCGGGTTGGGGGTTGACACTGGGATTGGGTGGTGGCACCAGGATGGGGAGTGGAACTGAGATGAGgtggcactggtacaggttgccatGGTAACTgtggggtggccctgggactgggggtgacaccaggatgcgggggtgacacagggatggaggagggtcACTGGGTGGTATGGGCGCAGGTGGCAGGAGGTGAGGGTGACAGGGAGGCCTGGTGGCATGGGGACAGGGTGTGGGGACAGGagactgggatgggatgggattgggatgaggatggggatggggatgggatggggatcatagaatcatagaataaccaggttggaagagacccaccggatcatcgagtccaaccgttcccatcaatcactaaaccatggcccttagcacctcaaATGGaataggatgggatggggatggggatggggatggggatggggatggggatggggatggggatgaggatggggatgaggatgggatgggatgggatggggaggggatggggatggatatgggatggggatggagatggagatggagatggagatggagatgggatggagatggagatgggatggagatgggatggggatggggatggggatggggatgaggatgggatggggatggggatgggatggggatgaggatggggatggggatggggatgggatggggatgagaatgggatggggatgaggatggggatgaggatgggatggggatgggatgggatggggaggggatggggatggatatgggatggggatggagatggagatggagatggagatggagatggagatgggatggagatggagatgggatggagatgggatggggatggggatggggatggggatgaggatgggatggggatggggatggaatagaatggggatgaggatggggatggagatggagatggggatggggatgggatggggatgagaatgggatggggatgaggatggggatgaggatgggatggggatgggatgggttggggatgaggatgggatggggatgaggatgggatggggattgGGATGGGGATTGGCATGGGGATTGGCATGGGGATTGGCATGGGGATGGGCATGGGCATGGGCATGGGCATGGGGATGGgcatggggatgggatggggatgggcatggggatgaggatgggatggggatgaggatggaatagaatggggatgaggatggggatggggatggaatagaatggggatgaggatggggatgaggatggggatgaggatgggcatggggatggggatggggatggcatgggatggggatgggatggaaagggatggggatgaggatgtcccctgtccctttcCAGGCCCGAGAAGCCGGAGCCGCCCGATTTTTCCCGCTCCTCATCCAGCGCCAGCAGCTTGGGCAGCGCCGAGGAGCCCAGCGAGCCGGGACGGGTatgggggtgctgagggggggcccgggggggcagGGCCCCTCtgacctcctcctgcccccccaggAGAGCCGCTCGCCCTCGGGGACCCACCGCGACGCCTTCCCCAACGACCCCTGGCCGGGTGACCCCCCCGGCACCCCCCCAGGTAGCCCATTTCTGGGGCGTCGAGCTCCcacaccgtggggctgggaCACCCCCTGGCATCCTCACAGCTCCCCCTTTCAACCCCACAGGCCGCCGACCCCCCGATTCCCCCTGCCCCGAGATCAAAGTCCAGCTGGAGCGACCCCCCCAGAACCCGGTGAGGCTGTGTCCCCCcgcccagtgccccccaatttGGGGGCACCCCTATTTTTTGGGGGGACACACCCACTGATGTTCCTCTACACAGGGTGCGtagtcctcccctcttcttCGTGCCACCCCTGTGCCAGGAGCTGAAGCCATCGCCATCGTCCCCGGTGCAGGATTTGGGGGGACAActcctcccccccaaaaaatacgGGGGTGTCCCCCCTTCCAGACAATCCAAATCACCCCAAATACAGGGCCCCCCCTCCTCTgtctgggacccccaaaataaAATCAGCTCCAACCTTATCATCATCacccccccaccaaaaaaaaaagagggggggcTTAAATCCAGGGCAAACCCAAAGTGGGGTTCTGTCTGCCCCCCCCCTTTTATTTTAAGGGATAAAAAGCTCTGGGATGGGTTGGATGCTGGAatttggggggaggggagaaCATTTTTTCAAGCCCCTCCAAACCGTGTTTGTGTTTCCCATGAATCctgtataaaataaaagtttatttatCGCTATGGATGGGGGGTCCCCAAtattttggggggtccccaaaactcCAGGCATCCATCAGTGTCTTaaacccaccccaaacccaccatcCAAATCCATTTGGGGGGGTCACTTACCTGAATTTTGAGGCTTTTTGATGCCTCCAAGCTGTGTAAAACCTTggttttaagggaaaaaaaaagctctggaATGGGTTGGATGCTGGAATTTATGGAGGGGGGGGAGCATTTTTCAAGCCCCCTCCTAAACCGTGTTTGTGTTTCCCATGAATCCTGTAtgaaataaaagtttatttatTGCTAGAGACGGGGCAGACGAGGTGTCCCCTATATCTTGGAGGGCTCCCAATATCTCGGGGGGTCCCCAGTATCTTaaggggggtccccaaagtgCCAAACATCCATGGGGGGACAAATGATCTTAAAAACACTCCCAATCCACTTATTTTTGGGGTCACTTGCCCAGCTTATGAGGCATTTGACACCTGCAAGGTGAGTAAAGCCTTGCTTTGAGTTTTTCCtatttttggggtgccccccacCCCTAAAAAAAGCCTCTTTGCTTTGGCCCCAGCAGCCAATGCGGCATTTGGCCGGTAGCCCCAGTGGCCACCAGCTCGGTGCCAAATCCCTGACCACGAAAACTCAGTTcccgccccccccaaacccccaaaccccccctccctgaacccccaaacccacaaagCACCCCGGGAGTGGTTAAACATAGCTCGGCGGGGCTGGATTTCTGG
Encoded proteins:
- the RAP1GAP gene encoding rap1 GTPase-activating protein 1, whose translation is MAQQRHGVPPPLKTEEDYIPYPSVHEVLGREGPFPLILLPQFGGYWIEGTNHRLSEAPESPPTPAPSVRAKLEGNHTAKIYRKHFLGKEHFNYYSLDPALGHLVFSLKYDEQEHLHLLLRTRARTLHDVVPISCLAEFPNVVQMAKLVCEDINVDRFYPVLYPKASRLILAFDEHVLSNHFKFGVIYQKLGQTSEEELFGTTEESPAFTEFLDVLGQRVQLRDFKGFRGGLDVTHGQTGSESIYCNFRDKEIMFHVSTKLPYTEGDAQQLQRKRHIGNDIVAVVFQDENTPFVPDMIASNFLHAFVVVQLEQGGSQGTLYKVSVTARDDVPFFGPPLPDPAVFRKGPEFQEFLLTKLINAEYACYKAEKFAKLEERTRAALLETLHEELQARSQAMLGLSPDEERPDNGAAAPGFFESFKSLLVPGSRRGRRGSAIGLGSVEEALLVPGKSPSRRRPGPLGSRRSSAIGIESIQEAPGGRDGPAAAPPEGAASAHSSPESRPDRPEKPEPPDFSRSSSSASSLGSAEEPSEPGRESRSPSGTHRDAFPNDPWPGDPPGTPPGRRPPDSPCPEIKVQLERPPQNPGA